A single region of the Nicotiana sylvestris chromosome 6, ASM39365v2, whole genome shotgun sequence genome encodes:
- the LOC104230961 gene encoding histone H3.2-like, translating to MARTKQTARKSTGGKAPRKQLATKAARKSAPATGGVKKPHRFRPGTVALREIRKYQKSTELLIRKLPFQRLVREIAQDFKTDLRFQSSAVAALQEAAEAYLVGLFEDTNLCAIHGKRVTIMPKDIQLARRIRGERA from the coding sequence ATGGCTCGTACTAAGCAAACAGCACGCAAATCAACAGGTGGAAAAGCTCCAAGGAAGCAGCTAGCTACAAAGGCTGCGAGAAAGTCAGCTCCGGCGACCGGAGGAGTGAAGAAGCCTCACCGTTTCCGTCCCGGAACTGTAGCTTTAAGGGAAATCAGGAAGTACCAGAAATCAACAGAGTTGTTGATTAGGAAGCTACCATTTCAGAGGCTGGTGAGGGAAATAGCACAGGATTTCAAGACAGATCTGAGGTTCCAAAGCAGTGCTGTTGCTGCCCTACAAGAGGCTGCTGAGGCTTACCTTGTTGGACTCTTTGAAGATACAAATCTCTGTGCCATTCACGGTAAGAGGGTTACTATCATGCCAAAGGACATTCAGCTTGCAAGGAGGATTCGCGGCGAAAGAGCTTAG